The DNA sequence GATCTCACGCGCCCCATCCTCTTGAACACATACTGTATGACGACTCTGTGAGATTCTTCCGACAGGTCACCCATGGCATCTTCAATGAAAACCTGGTTATATCCCAGTTCATAAGCGTAGCGTGCGGTGCTTTCTACACCATATGTTGTTGCAACGCCGCAAAGAACTATGGTCTCTATTTTCCTCCTTCTGAGCTGAAGGTCCAGTTCAGTGCCATAGAATGCCCCCCACTGCCTCTTTGTAATAACAATGTCACGTTCCTGAACATCGATCTCCGGAACAAATTCAGTCCAGTCATGGTCTGGGTCGGCAGGCATTGTGAACGTGGAGTCACTGATTGGGTGCAGTGCAGTTGCCTGATCCGATGCAACATGTACAGGAAAAACAGGCATGCCAAGTTCTCTGAATCTTTTTGCAACCAGAGAAGCATTTCCAATCACTGTTGCAGAGGGATAAGGTTTTGTATCCATTCTAGAAATTCCTATCTGCAAATCTATAATGACAAGTGCGGTTGATTTTATATTCAGCTTCTCTTCATTCATTGGGTGAAGATATCAGCATCCAATAAAACCATGACTGTTCAGAAATATTCACATAAGAAACATTTTGTCGCAAAGAACTGATTTTATACAGCCATACAATTATGGTTATGAATTTCCCACGCCGAGGCTCGGCTGTGCTGGAACAGAAGCTGATAAACCATAAAGTTTTACAGGTGCGGAGGATGAAATAGACGGAGTATAAGTGGGTCGTGCTCAGCAACACTACGCTCGGCGTTTTGATGTCATCCATCGACACCAACATTGTACTCATAGCCTTGCCTACTATAGGCTCGCAGGTAAGCGGCATGACCACAATCGACCTGCTATGGATTTTACTTGGCTATCAACTAGATTATCGTTCGCTTAATTACTAGTCTATCTTTATATCTTCATTTACGTTATACTTGCGATATAAATGGTTTTTAAGAGAAAATATCCAAAGCCAGACCTTTCAGAAGAGGATCTGAACAAGCTCAGGAGAATCAGGTCATCGATGAAGGAGGAAAAGAGGAGAGTAACAAGGGCATCCATAATCCTCGATTATCTTGAGGATTACAGCGACGACAGGATTGCAGCAAGGAACGGCATGAACAAGAATACGGTGAAGAAATGCCTGTCAAAGCTGAGGGAATTTGGCATGGAGGCTGCACTGAACGATCTTCCAAGACCTGGAAAGCCCAGAACGATTACAGATGATGATAAGTCATGGATCCTTAACCTTGCATGCACAAAACCAGCGGAACATGGATACCCGGACGAGCTCTGGCCCTATACCCTCTTGACCGGACACATAAGGAAGAACAGGTCATCCCTTAAGAATATAAGCAGATCCACAGTCTTCGAAATACTCAATGAGGCGGAGATAAAACCTCACAAAATCAGGTACTATGTGGAAAAGAGGGATCCTGACTTTGAGGGAAAAATGGCCACGGTACTGCACGTATACAAGGAGGTGGACATGATCAACAATGGTTTCATAATACCCGAGCTGAAGGACACAATAACCGTATCATTCGATGAGAAGCCGGGAATGCAGGCAATATCAATGACATCAGAGGAGCTCCCTCCCGTTCCCGGAAAGTATCCATCTGCCACGAGGGATTATGAGTATAAGAGGCTGGGCACCCTGTCCCTTCTGGCAGGCATAGACCTGCATTCCGGTATTGTTACGGAAACTGTGAGCAGAACACATAACAGCAATGATTTCATAGCATTCCTGAAGAAACTGGATTCGTCGTATCCCAAAGATAAGAGGATAAGGGTTATTCTGGATAATCTAAGGGTGCACACATCGGCGAAAACAAGGGAATTCCTGCTGACAGTGCCAAACAGGTTTGACTTTGTTTTCACTCCAAAGCATGGATCATGGCTCAACATAGTGGAGACACTTTTCAGCAAACTGGCCAGGACCATGCTCCGTGAGATCAGGGTAAAAAGCATGGATGAACTGAAGGACAGGATTGATCAGTACTTCCAGGAAATTAACAAGTCTCCTGTCATCTTTAGATGGAAGTATAAAATGGATGATATCACAATAGCATAGGAATTAAGCGAACGCTAATCTAGTGGTGGCAAGTGTGCTTGTCAATTTCGGCAGACTCTCTGACATGTTCGGACGAGTCAGGCTTTACAACCTTGGGTTTGCCATATTCACAATCGGATCTGGATTGTGCAGCATAGCTCAGACCCCGGTTGAACTCATCGGTTTCAGGCTGGTACAGGCAACCGGGTCCGGATTCCTCTTTTCAAATAGCGCTGCGATTATCACGGATACATTTCCCGTGGAGGAAAGAGGAATGGCTCTGGGAATAAACCAGATATCAATAGTTGTTGGATCAGTGACTGGATTGATAGCAGGAGGCTTCCTTACAACACTCCTCGGCTGGAGGTCCATATTCTGGGTAAACCTGCCCATAGGAATATTTGCAACAATCTGGGCTTACATGAAATTGAAAGAGCTGTCTTCACCTTCACACATTCATAAACTGGACATACCTGGAAATGTGACTTTTGCAGGAGGCCTTGTGTTGCTCCTCCTGGCAGTCACACTTTTCGCCATATCGGGGCTCGCTACCCTATACACGTCATTGCTGATAGCAGCTTCGGCATTGCTCTTCATACTGTTTATTTTCATCGAGAGAAAGCGCGATGACCCCATGTTCGATCTATCCCTTTTCAGGAATCATGAATTCACTGCGGGAAACGAGACAATATTTCTGAATGCGCTGGCACGAGGATCATTCATCCTGGTGATGGTATTTTACCTTCAAGGTCCAATAATGCATCTAAATCCGCTTCAAGCAGGGATATTGCTTGTACCCTTGTCCATTTCCCTATCCATAATGGGGCCAATCAGTGGAGTTCTTTCAGACAGGTTTGGGCCAAGGTTCTTTGTTATTACCGGACTTTTGCTTTCATCAGTTGGATTCATACTGATGACAAGGATCGCATATGGCGTTTCCGAGTTGCAACTGCTCCTGCCTCTAGTTCTCATAGGAGCCGGTATGGGGATATTTGCCTCCCCCAACAGGGCATCAATAATGAGTTCAGTTCCTGGTTATCGCCGTGGCTTAGCATCTGGAATTAGCACCACGCTGGTCAATGTTGGGAATACGATGAGCATTGGCCTTGCCTTCCTTTTAATGAGTGCAACTACAACAAGGAATAATCTAGACTCAATTTTTTCCGGCCTTCCATCCACCGGTGAGAGATTCTCTGCAGCCGGATTCATTTCCTCAGTTCACATTGTATTCTTTATGTCTACCGCGATGCTTTTGCTGTCGATTTTATTGTACCTTTACGGTGTGCGCAGAATATCGAAAAAAGTCTAGATCTGATCAATGAAGTCAAGACAGCCTGGCCGTTGTATGGCAAATGATTCCTCTGCCTATGCCAGCCTACGCAAAATCCCCTTATCCATCATATATTCGTGATCGGAAAATTTGGCATCATCCCGGTCCTGAGTCACAAATATAAGATCCATTCTGGATTTCCCTGCAAAGTCTTTCAGGTTTTCGAGCACACGCTCCTTGTCATCAAGATTTGAGAGTGCTTCATCGATCGCAAGTACCTCCGGGCCCGATGAAAGAGCCGTGCCAATCGATACCCTGATTCGCTGTCCCATGCTGAGGTTTTTAACCTTTCCGTCGAAATTAATTCCAGTAATTTCCTTGATCTCTGTGATACCGGTTCGAATATTGTCTTTCACTTTATTTCTAAAGGCTAAAAGGTGTTCATCTACTTTCATTTCAGGGAAATAGGTATCCTGGTTAATGTAGACAGCCGATCTTTTCTGAGGTGGAAGAAACGTCACGTCCCTATTGTTTATAATTACATGTCCGCTTTCTGGCAGGAGAAACCCACAGATCATCAGGAGTGTTGAGGTCTTTCCGCTTCCGTTTTTACCGTGTATGCATATAGTCCCACTGTCACTTATAGTGGGAGCTATTGTGGTTGTCCCCAGACGTTTAGAAACCATGATATCAATCACGTAACCCCCCTCCCGAGTAACTTTCCACTCTTCAGTATTCTTGTGATCCCCAGAATTATCATCGACACTATAATCATCAGTGCTGCAGCTGTCACTGCCACTCCCGGTCCGTAATAGCCGTAATACTGGTATATGAGGACAGAAGCAGGCTCGACCCCCTTAAATGGTCCCTGGAGTATATAGTATACAAGAATTGCAATGGATCCAAACTCACTCATTGCTCGACTCATTGAGGTCAACGCTGCGGATGTCAGGTCCTTTATGCACCCCGGTATGACCACTGAATAGAGGACACGCAGTCTTGATGCCCCCAGGGAATAACCGAACATTTCATGGTACCTGTTAAGCGAAGAAAAAACGGATTGGGCCGATCTTATATACACCGGAGCGGAGATGAATGAGAGTACAACTATCAGGCCCTGTATGCTGTCAAAGAAATTTATGCCTATTGATGCAAGGAACCTCCCGAATGGCGTGATCGGGCTGCCGAGTATCAGAAACGCTATTCCCACTATGGGATGAGGTATGGATGCCGGAATATCGGTTGCGGTTTCCATTGCGTTACTCTGTTTCCTGGCGAGGTTGAATGCGAGAGGCGTGAAGACAACGAAAACGGTGAATGCAGATATAGCAGAGGATATAACCGTCAGTTCAATGGATTCGAAAACCGTGCTGCTGAATCCAAGTGCATTCCTGTATACTACAAAGCCAAAGTAAAGTATGAAAAGAATGGGAATTACGAGAAGTGCCACTGTAATCCATGATATTATGGAAACTGCATCAGGACTTCCCTTGAAACTATTCTTTTTCATTTCCATCTCTGTAATTAGGACAATGAGCCCACTTCAATCAATTTTTCGGAACTTATCAGAGGCTCCAGCCAGGACGGCACAGGCACATTAGTGAAAAGCAGGGAGGTTTTGAGGGGAACAAGCCCAAATCTGCTGAGGTTGGAATTGTTTCCGACAACATATGTTACAAAGCCATTAGCAGATTCCGTGTTTGTATTATTGGCAAGAGCAGAAATGTAGAGGAATATTGGGCTTCCGTTGACTGCACCAGTAGTGAGGGTATAATTGAATCCTGAATAGAAGGCGGCAAGGGACTCATTTCCAAGGTTCAGTTCTGGTGGAAGTTGAATGAAGTTCAGACCCTTGGCAATGGCAGCCGATCTATAAATATACAGAAACTGGATGTTTCCTGTCTCAAGAGGAGAAACAAGGTCCGCAGCACTTGATGCGGAAACGTTCCCGCTATTGTTGATCATCCTGTCTTCAAAATAATTTTTATTCTCCCCATGATACAGATAGCCGGCAATCTCAAGGCTTATCCATGCTCTGAATCCGGCCGGATCCGAATTCGGGTTAGATATTCCGACCTTTACGTTACCTGAGGTAAGGTTCTCGAAAGCTTCATTGTAAAGGATGGAATTATTCGTTGCGCTTGCTTGAGAGAACTGGTTTAAAATAGGTTTAGAGGAGATATTATTTTCTGTTTCACTGGAATAGGCAATTACAAGGCTGTCGGATGCAAACGCTATAGCCCATCCGCTAGATCTTTCACCAAGGTATGATTTATCATACGAATTGAGAGCCACGGATATGAAAACGTTTGCAGGGGCGTTCTGCGAAATTTCCCTGGCATCAGTATAGGACCCACCGCCCTTGGGAGGTGCGACGCTTACTCCGGACGCGTTATGGTATCCATCCAGAAGGTAATTTGCCTCCTGAACATAAGCGTCTGCTGTGTAAGTTATAAGTTCACCCGAGTTGTTGCCATAAAGTCCACCGTCCAGAATAACGACAGAAAACACAACAGCTGCAACAATCAACAGTGAAATCACTACTTTTGAAGTTCTTTTCATCTATCCACCGCTTAATGAGTGTAGACATTTTCTAAAAACCCCCTCGCATCTTCAGTACCGTCTGACTCATGTTCACGGGTCAATGTTCTTTGGAATGCCTATTTTGGAGGTAAATTTGCATAAATTTAGACCAGAAGGTTTATTCATGCGATCCCGATCATTATGCATGGACATAATGAATTACGGTCTCCGCGAGAAATATGAACAGTTGAAGAAGTTTGGAGACAGGCTTTCAGACATGAAGATAATAATCGATTGGGACCGGATCAGTCCCATGCTCAATGACCTTTACAGAAATGACACTGAAAAGGGAGGCAGACCCAATTTTGATCCCGTATTCATGATCAGGATCATGTTCCTCCAGTCTCTATACGGCCTGGTTGACGAGGCCATGGAGATCGAACTCTACTCAAATATAAGATTCATCAACTTCCTTGATTATCCAGATAGGGTACCGGATGCCAGAACCATATGGCTGTTCCGGGAACGGTTATCTGAAAACAGCAAGGACAAGAAGATATGGAAAGAGATATGGAATCAATTCCGGGAGAAGGGCATCACCATAAAGAAGGGAACAATACAGGATGCCACATTCATTGAATCCGATCCAGGCCATGGAAAGAGGAAGAAAGGTGACGGAACCACACCGATCGATCCTGTATTCCAGGAGAAACCGGCTGAACAGGAAAAACAGGAAGCGGGGATGTCAAAGAAAGAGTTGAAAGCGGCAAAGAAGATCGAGAAGGAACGAAAAAAGAAAGAGAGATCAGAAGAAAGGAAGAACGCAAGGACCCGTCGATCCAAAGACGGAACATGGACTGTGAAGAACAAGAAGTCGCACTTCGGGTACAAGCTCCACACGATCCAGGATGCAGGCAACGACATGATACTGAACTATGCCACGACCACAGCCTCCGTACATGATTCACAGATCGATCTTTCCATTCCAGGTATCGTGAATTACAAGGACAAGGGCTATTTCGGTGTCGATGGAAGGGGGATAGACGCAGCCATGGATAAGGCTGTCAGAGGGCATAAGCTTCCGATGAAGAGTATCCGCCGCAACCGGCGGATAACAAGAAAACGATCAAGAGGTGAAAGACCATATTCTGTCATGAAGGGAATATTCCACGGCGGTCATGTATTCATTACTACGGTGCCGAGGGTGAGGGTCAAGAACATGTTCATGTGCCTGGGGCACAACCTGATCTGCATGGTAGGAATGAAAAGGAAGGGCGTGATAGGATGATCTCTATAAGACTCGTAAAAAATGATAAAAGATAAAGGACGGATTGAAAGAAATAACGATCCTTGACCAGCTTTATACATGAATTTATGATGTTTCAACCTGACAGGAAAACCCTTGACAAAATTAATAAGTTGTTAGAAATTGTCTGTAATGGAAGGAATGGTGTTAGACATTAAGTCATTTACTATCTTAAATAAGTAAACAAATTTATTTAACATATTGAGATAAACAGCCATGTCAGGCAAAAAAACCAACCATAATAATTCCTTCCTAACTGCCAGACAGAGAGAAATCCTGAGCATGATCAGGCAGAATTACAAAAAATCAGAGATTGCAAGTATGTTGAAAATTACTCGCCAGGATGTTACAATACTGGAGAAAAGAGCCATTATGAACATTGAAAAGGCGTTCAACACCATACAGATGACTTATGAAGACGGAACATCCGTTCGGATTACTATTGATAAGGATACACAGATACTGGATGCTATCCGTGAAATTCTTTCAACCGGAGATAAAATGAACATTAAGATAAGGTCATCCATTCCGGAAATATTTACGCTCCTGCGTATTTGTCATGGAGAAAAGATAAAGAATGGGATCATGGGTGCAGGTACTGAGGTTAGTATACTCCTCGATGGCCGCCTCGTTCTAAGGGAAATTGCCTGAGGCAGACGGTTGAAATCAAATAGCTCTGGATATGAATGAAAAAGCGGTTTACTTTTACGTGAATTGGCAAAAATAAAATTTCCCATAATCGATGAGGTGTTTAGGGAACACATTCGAAAGATGGAATTATCCTCTTCTTACTGCATTAGAATGGTTTGACTTGCTGGTTTTGTTGTTAATAATCGGATAATTTCATTTTTATTCAATGTTTGCGATCGCCGATGGAATATGGATTTAGCCAGTCTTAATTACTCCAACAACTGTTATATATGGTCATGTTGAAAATTCGTGGATTTGTCTTCCCGGAAGAGCCATATTATTTGCTATTTATGCATCTATATAACGTAAATCAAAACACTCCAAATCTCAAATTATAATGCGCATAATAACCAAAGTTAGGGCCAATTTAATGCTATATACCTGCGCAGGATACGGCAATCGCAGCAAAAGATGTTATCTGTTGTCGCAGTGTTAGGCGTAAGTGATGTTTTTATCGTTGCAATTTTCTTTGGGTTGTTTTTCATTTCTAAATTGTTTGTTTCTAATGAGTTAGCTGAAAAATGAATAATATATGGGGAAGAACAATAATTGCTCTTTACCAGTTCTCAGACGTTATAAAAAATACAAATATCTGGAATGCTGATTTTTATATTCTTTCGGTCATGGGCATCTCATTTCCACATTTATTCTACTGTATTGGATTGTAATGTATCTTGGTTTTTTCCTGGTACATATATTTGTAAGCAAGTGCTCCGAGAGATCCGCCGAGAATCGGTGCAACCCAGTAAATCCACTGATAATACTGACCCTTCAACAGAATGCCAGATAACACTGCAGGTCCAAAAGATCTGGCCGGATTGATAGATCCTCCGCTTATGGTTGCAAGCATAAAGATCATAATAGAAACATAGATCCCGATTGTCACAGCTATTATTGCCGTGTTTTGAGTTCTTGAAGTTACTCCCATTATGGTCCAGAGGAAGAAAAATGTCATAATAAATTCACCTAAAAGGGCAATCCACGGTCCACGAATTCCTGGTATGGTTGCTCCGAACTGCACTGAGTTTGCCACATTGTATCCAAACATCAGCCCAATGGTCGCAGATGCAAGGACAGCACCCAAAAGCTGTGCCACGATATACTGGATTACATATTTTCCGGGAAACCTTCCAGATATAAACATAGCCACAGTAACTGCGGGATTCACATGCCCGCCGGATATATTCGCTACTGCCATTATGCCTATAGAAATTCCCAGGCCAAAAGTTATGGCTGAGAAAAACAAAGTTGAAGAGTTCAGGGTTTGATTGAAAGCTGCTATGAAAGCCACAATACTACCCGGGCCGAACAAGACGAAAATATACGTTCCAATAAGTTCAGCCAAAGATGCCTTCACTATGTCAGCCAATGTCTTTGGGGGAGCAGAAGAACTCTGTATTTAAATTAATCCTCACTACTATTTGATATCCTTGTTTCAATCCAGAATCATATGTTAAAGTAGGTTCTCTTCAGTTTGTAATGGGTAATTTAAATGGGTCTCTTTAACATACGGTGGGTAGATTTGCAAACGAGAACTACTCCAAGAACGCTGGATTTATGACGATATACGGGACTTTATTTTAAGATTCCTTGGGATAATATAAAATGTAGTTGAGATATGATTACCCTCGTGGTTACGTGATTCAACAATGAAATCACATGAATGTTGAAATTCAACGGTTCAAAATACGTTATAGCTCATAATTATTTGGCATAAGCTGCTAAACAGAATTGTACCCACAAATCTCGAAGAGATCAATTTTATAATGTCAGCTTAGTATATTCATAAATGGTAAATTATGGTGAAATCCTGACAATAGCTCAGACTGTTGGAATTGTTGGAACTCTAATCCTGACACTCTATTTTTCAAGAAGACAGACAAGAACCTACTCAACTGACCTTGAAACGAGGATATTGACAGATCTGGACGATAAGATGCACAACCTGATAGAAATGTTTATTGCAAACCCGGAAAACATACGAATAATATACGATGTTCCAGAAAACTTGAGCAATGAATTGGCCTTATCTTACTACACCCAATTCATCTGTGCGCACATATTCCACATGAGGGAACGAAAGATACTAAAGGACAATGAATGGAGTGGTTGGTTCCAGTGGATGAAAAACGCCTTTACTTATGGGAGAATAGGAAGAT is a window from the Thermoplasmatales archaeon genome containing:
- a CDS encoding putative isochorismatase family protein; its protein translation is MNEEKLNIKSTALVIIDLQIGISRMDTKPYPSATVIGNASLVAKRFRELGMPVFPVHVASDQATALHPISDSTFTMPADPDHDWTEFVPEIDVQERDIVITKRQWGAFYGTELDLQLRRRKIETIVLCGVATTYGVESTARYAYELGYNQVFIEDAMGDLSEESHRVVIQYVFKRMGRVRSTREVIAMIQPI
- a CDS encoding Transposase, with the translated sequence MVFKRKYPKPDLSEEDLNKLRRIRSSMKEEKRRVTRASIILDYLEDYSDDRIAARNGMNKNTVKKCLSKLREFGMEAALNDLPRPGKPRTITDDDKSWILNLACTKPAEHGYPDELWPYTLLTGHIRKNRSSLKNISRSTVFEILNEAEIKPHKIRYYVEKRDPDFEGKMATVLHVYKEVDMINNGFIIPELKDTITVSFDEKPGMQAISMTSEELPPVPGKYPSATRDYEYKRLGTLSLLAGIDLHSGIVTETVSRTHNSNDFIAFLKKLDSSYPKDKRIRVILDNLRVHTSAKTREFLLTVPNRFDFVFTPKHGSWLNIVETLFSKLARTMLREIRVKSMDELKDRIDQYFQEINKSPVIFRWKYKMDDITIA
- a CDS encoding methyl viologen resistance protein SmvA, which codes for MLVNFGRLSDMFGRVRLYNLGFAIFTIGSGLCSIAQTPVELIGFRLVQATGSGFLFSNSAAIITDTFPVEERGMALGINQISIVVGSVTGLIAGGFLTTLLGWRSIFWVNLPIGIFATIWAYMKLKELSSPSHIHKLDIPGNVTFAGGLVLLLLAVTLFAISGLATLYTSLLIAASALLFILFIFIERKRDDPMFDLSLFRNHEFTAGNETIFLNALARGSFILVMVFYLQGPIMHLNPLQAGILLVPLSISLSIMGPISGVLSDRFGPRFFVITGLLLSSVGFILMTRIAYGVSELQLLLPLVLIGAGMGIFASPNRASIMSSVPGYRRGLASGISTTLVNVGNTMSIGLAFLLMSATTTRNNLDSIFSGLPSTGERFSAAGFISSVHIVFFMSTAMLLLSILLYLYGVRRISKKV
- the malK_1 gene encoding Trehalose/maltose import ATP-binding protein MalK, with product MVSKRLGTTTIAPTISDSGTICIHGKNGSGKTSTLLMICGFLLPESGHVIINNRDVTFLPPQKRSAVYINQDTYFPEMKVDEHLLAFRNKVKDNIRTGITEIKEITGINFDGKVKNLSMGQRIRVSIGTALSSGPEVLAIDEALSNLDDKERVLENLKDFAGKSRMDLIFVTQDRDDAKFSDHEYMMDKGILRRLA
- the wtpB gene encoding Molybdate/tungstate transport system permease protein WtpB, encoding MEMKKNSFKGSPDAVSIISWITVALLVIPILFILYFGFVVYRNALGFSSTVFESIELTVISSAISAFTVFVVFTPLAFNLARKQSNAMETATDIPASIPHPIVGIAFLILGSPITPFGRFLASIGINFFDSIQGLIVVLSFISAPVYIRSAQSVFSSLNRYHEMFGYSLGASRLRVLYSVVIPGCIKDLTSAALTSMSRAMSEFGSIAILVYYILQGPFKGVEPASVLIYQYYGYYGPGVAVTAAALMIIVSMIILGITRILKSGKLLGRGVT
- the wtpA gene encoding Molybdate/tungstate-binding protein WtpA precursor codes for the protein MKRTSKVVISLLIVAAVVFSVVILDGGLYGNNSGELITYTADAYVQEANYLLDGYHNASGVSVAPPKGGGSYTDAREISQNAPANVFISVALNSYDKSYLGERSSGWAIAFASDSLVIAYSSETENNISSKPILNQFSQASATNNSILYNEAFENLTSGNVKVGISNPNSDPAGFRAWISLEIAGYLYHGENKNYFEDRMINNSGNVSASSAADLVSPLETGNIQFLYIYRSAAIAKGLNFIQLPPELNLGNESLAAFYSGFNYTLTTGAVNGSPIFLYISALANNTNTESANGFVTYVVGNNSNLSRFGLVPLKTSLLFTNVPVPSWLEPLISSEKLIEVGSLS
- the tfx gene encoding DNA-binding protein tfx, giving the protein MSGKKTNHNNSFLTARQREILSMIRQNYKKSEIASMLKITRQDVTILEKRAIMNIEKAFNTIQMTYEDGTSVRITIDKDTQILDAIREILSTGDKMNIKIRSSIPEIFTLLRICHGEKIKNGIMGAGTEVSILLDGRLVLREIA
- the aqpM_1 gene encoding Aquaporin AqpM; this translates as MADIVKASLAELIGTYIFVLFGPGSIVAFIAAFNQTLNSSTLFFSAITFGLGISIGIMAVANISGGHVNPAVTVAMFISGRFPGKYVIQYIVAQLLGAVLASATIGLMFGYNVANSVQFGATIPGIRGPWIALLGEFIMTFFFLWTIMGVTSRTQNTAIIAVTIGIYVSIMIFMLATISGGSINPARSFGPAVLSGILLKGQYYQWIYWVAPILGGSLGALAYKYMYQEKTKIHYNPIQ